The following coding sequences lie in one Alicyclobacillus curvatus genomic window:
- a CDS encoding YajQ family cyclic di-GMP-binding protein, whose product MAKDASFDIVSELDMQEVTNAVLQTMKEIETRFDFKGSKSSVEFDGKELTLLSDDEFKLAALYDVLQSKCVKRNVSLKALKPGKVEAASGGTVRQKVALQQGIETDKAKAIVKLIKDSKLKVQVSIQGDQVRVSAKSRDDLQSVIAAIREADFDIPLQFTNYR is encoded by the coding sequence GTGGCAAAAGATGCTTCCTTCGATATTGTGAGTGAACTGGATATGCAAGAGGTCACCAATGCCGTCTTGCAAACCATGAAAGAGATTGAGACGAGGTTTGACTTCAAAGGCAGCAAGAGCAGTGTGGAGTTTGACGGCAAGGAACTTACACTCTTGTCTGACGACGAATTTAAGCTTGCCGCTCTCTACGATGTGCTGCAGTCGAAGTGCGTCAAACGCAATGTTTCACTGAAGGCGTTGAAACCAGGCAAAGTAGAGGCTGCCTCAGGAGGAACTGTCCGGCAAAAAGTGGCGCTTCAACAGGGCATTGAAACCGACAAGGCAAAAGCGATTGTCAAGCTCATCAAGGACAGCAAACTCAAAGTCCAGGTGAGTATTCAGGGAGATCAAGTACGCGTCTCAGCTAAGAGTCGCGACGACCTTCAGTCTGTCATCGCAGCGATACGAGAGGCGGATTTCGACATTCCGCTACAGTTTACAAACTATCGCTAA
- a CDS encoding DUF3388 domain-containing protein, producing the protein MLGFNILQLGSVSEVGRGFLLKTTRPESADVLRLMAETMEDVKLTALREPSLRDRMALRHGRFIERSNTETRTYRFVRDELGVLVDFLGELLKRRGRRVIGVRGQPRVGKTESIVAASVYANRRWAFVSSTMLKQTILRDLPDYELDCDSYVYIIDGAVSTLRGDEQHWQVVEEVLTLPGPVVIEHPDIFVKRSHYGWDLFDMIIELRRNPEELIQYEEYEREAARWQE; encoded by the coding sequence ATGCTCGGATTTAACATCCTGCAACTCGGCAGCGTTTCGGAGGTCGGACGAGGGTTCCTGCTGAAAACGACTCGGCCGGAAAGCGCCGACGTGTTACGCTTGATGGCGGAAACGATGGAAGACGTGAAATTGACCGCACTTCGCGAACCGTCACTGCGGGACCGCATGGCTTTACGTCATGGGCGGTTCATTGAACGCAGCAACACGGAGACGCGTACATATCGATTTGTCCGGGATGAACTTGGTGTCTTGGTTGATTTCCTCGGGGAGTTGTTGAAGCGACGCGGCCGCCGCGTGATTGGGGTGCGTGGACAGCCACGCGTAGGGAAGACGGAGTCGATTGTTGCCGCGAGTGTCTATGCCAACAGACGTTGGGCGTTTGTCTCGTCTACCATGCTGAAACAAACCATCCTGCGCGATTTGCCCGATTATGAGCTCGACTGTGACTCCTATGTCTATATCATTGATGGGGCTGTAAGTACCCTACGGGGGGATGAACAGCACTGGCAAGTTGTGGAGGAAGTCCTGACTCTCCCTGGCCCGGTCGTCATTGAACATCCCGACATCTTCGTCAAACGGTCGCATTATGGCTGGGATCTCTTTGACATGATTATCGAACTTCGACGAAATCCGGAGGAATTAATTCAGTATGAAGAATACGAACGCGAGGCTGCTCGCTGGCAGGAGTAG
- a CDS encoding helix-turn-helix domain-containing protein produces the protein MIELGQLLKERRVVLGMDLEDVERRTKIRKRYLEALESGDWSVLPGEVYARGFVRAYAECVGQDGLELLERYIDGPHAEALTSQNRVQVDNPPVRRNAEPTRADGVRTEHQTSSTRQNVESPIPQTVPQSAKVSQAAPRKSAQTDGIPYVPPSVRSGAKSSKPRRERRGSYIGGAVGQGVAVVAAFAVLAGAWWWIQNAHHTAQAPVTTGNLTQNTTGVSGANVAVSNQTAANGSSSNTASTANSAANNGAANSTSNSTGNAAGTTAVLTPQPFNAASGVYTVLATTSGPLVMDATAQGGQCWIQVLSDGKSVDPNDFLVPGKTKTWSANQELRIDLGNVPVAVLTVNGQAVTLPNATRPVWVVVKKQ, from the coding sequence ATGATCGAACTGGGACAGTTGTTGAAAGAACGACGTGTCGTCCTCGGTATGGACCTCGAAGACGTAGAGCGCCGCACCAAAATTCGCAAGCGGTATCTCGAGGCGCTGGAGTCTGGAGATTGGAGCGTACTTCCGGGCGAGGTATACGCCCGGGGGTTTGTTCGAGCCTATGCTGAGTGCGTGGGACAGGACGGTCTCGAGCTGTTGGAACGGTACATCGATGGTCCCCATGCTGAAGCTCTGACCAGTCAGAATCGTGTGCAGGTAGACAATCCGCCCGTGCGTCGTAATGCAGAGCCCACGCGGGCGGATGGCGTCCGCACGGAACATCAGACGAGCTCTACGCGACAAAACGTAGAGTCTCCAATTCCTCAGACGGTTCCGCAGAGCGCCAAAGTCTCGCAAGCAGCTCCAAGGAAGTCTGCGCAAACGGATGGCATCCCTTACGTGCCCCCTTCCGTACGCAGTGGTGCAAAATCAAGTAAACCTCGGCGCGAACGGCGCGGATCGTATATTGGCGGGGCAGTTGGACAGGGCGTTGCCGTCGTTGCGGCGTTTGCAGTCCTTGCTGGGGCGTGGTGGTGGATTCAGAACGCTCATCATACCGCGCAGGCTCCCGTTACGACGGGTAATCTGACCCAAAATACCACGGGTGTTTCAGGCGCGAACGTGGCGGTCAGCAACCAAACAGCCGCGAACGGGTCGTCCAGCAACACGGCTTCTACCGCTAATTCCGCAGCCAACAACGGGGCGGCCAACAGTACGTCAAACAGTACTGGCAACGCCGCGGGCACTACAGCTGTGCTTACTCCACAGCCGTTTAACGCCGCAAGCGGTGTCTATACGGTTCTGGCTACGACTTCGGGCCCGCTTGTGATGGATGCGACCGCACAGGGGGGGCAGTGCTGGATTCAGGTCCTGTCTGACGGAAAATCCGTGGACCCAAATGATTTTCTTGTGCCTGGTAAAACGAAGACATGGAGTGCCAACCAGGAACTGCGGATTGACCTTGGAAATGTACCTGTCGCGGTCTTGACCGTTAATGGACAGGCTGTCACGCTGCCGAATGCAACTCGGCCGGTGTGGGTCGTCGTCAAGAAACAATGA
- the pgsA gene encoding CDP-diacylglycerol--glycerol-3-phosphate 3-phosphatidyltransferase has protein sequence MNLANRITIARIFLVPVVTFLLLVRFHFWSLTINHRTTTGSEMIAAFVFILAASTDGLDGYIARKHQMITNFGKFLDPIADKLLISAVLISLVEMQRLSAWVAILIISREFAVTALRLVAAVEGIVIAASKIAKWKTATQIVAMVALMVNNFPFSYVGVPFDTFMVYVMVLFTLWSGIDYFVKNKSVINVNA, from the coding sequence TTGAATCTGGCTAACCGGATCACGATAGCCAGAATTTTTTTGGTGCCCGTGGTAACGTTTCTTCTGCTCGTGCGTTTTCACTTCTGGTCGCTGACGATTAACCATCGTACAACAACAGGCAGTGAAATGATTGCGGCCTTTGTGTTTATCCTTGCGGCGAGTACAGATGGGTTAGATGGATATATCGCGAGGAAACACCAAATGATTACGAACTTTGGTAAATTTCTCGATCCGATAGCGGATAAGCTTCTCATCTCAGCGGTCCTCATCAGCCTTGTCGAGATGCAGAGGTTGTCTGCGTGGGTTGCCATTCTCATCATCAGCCGCGAGTTCGCCGTGACGGCTTTGCGTCTCGTCGCAGCAGTGGAAGGTATTGTGATAGCGGCAAGCAAGATTGCGAAATGGAAGACCGCAACCCAGATTGTGGCGATGGTCGCTTTGATGGTGAACAACTTCCCATTTTCCTACGTCGGCGTGCCCTTTGATACCTTCATGGTCTATGTGATGGTGTTGTTCACGCTCTGGTCGGGTATCGACTACTTTGTGAAAAACAAGTCCGTCATCAACGTCAATGCCTGA